The nucleotide sequence GAAATGCCGCAGGGTTGACGTTTTCTGTTCCTCCTCGTCTTTTTTGCCGTAGCCTTTCGACGTAACGAATACGGTTTTAATAGGTACAGTATTCTGATTAATCAAATAAACCTGCCAATCGTATTCACCGGTAAGATTCTCCTTACGGGCGATAACCACCTGAACGCCCTCCACAGGCAAAAAATTAATGTCTTTCTTCATTGTCCATTCACAGAACGCAGCGATGTACTCACTTAAACCTGCGTTTCAATATTAAGAACCAACTCCATTTCGAACAACTGCGCCAGATGCCGCCGAACATAGCCAGCCACTTCTTCCAGCGATACGTCGCGGCTCAGTTCGGCTGCCAGCGACGTAACAGCCTTGTCGGCGATGCCGCAGGGGACAATATGGCTAAAATATGATAAATCTGTGTTGACGTTCAAAGCAAAACCATGCATCGTTACCCAACGGCTCGCCTTAACGCCCATGGCGCAGATTTTACGGGGGCAAGGGCCTCCATTATGGTCCAGCCATACGCCCGTCAGCCCGTCAATCCGGCCAGCGCTCAGACCGTAGTCGGCCAGCGTCAGGATAATGCTTTCTTCCAGCAACCGCATGTAGCGGTGAATATCCGTAAAGAAGTTATCCAGGTCCAGAATCGGGTAGCCAACCAACTGGCCGGGGCCATGGTACGTAATGTCGCCACCCCGCCGGATTTTATAGAACGTTGCACCCAGCTCGTTCGTCAGCCGGTTTTCGTCAACCAGCAGATTGTTTTCGTGGCCGCTCGTGCCGAGTGTATAGACGTGCGGATGCTGACAAAACAAGAGGTAATTCGGCGTTGGCTGCTGCTCGTCGGCCGCCCGTGACCGATTCTGCAATTTCTGGCTAACGATCTCCGCAAACAGACGCTCCTGTTCATCCCAGGCGCTCTGATAGTCAACCATGCCTAACTCCCGAACCTCAACTTGTTTATTCGCCCGACTATTCATTGCTTTACAAAAATGCGGTCTTCCGCTCCCCTGACAACAACGGGGCGTTCGGCTTCGTTCGATTCCTTATTTTACTCCAGACCCCACCCATGGCCCAGCACAACGAAACCGGCAAACAGGGCGAAGCCGAGGCCGTTCGCTATCTGCAGGATAAAGGCTACGAAATTCTGACCCGAAATTACCGCTATCAACACGCCGAAATCGACCTGATTGCTCAGAAAGGAAAGCTGCTTGTTTTTGCCGAGGTCAAAACCCGCACTAACATTAGCTACGGCAACCCCGAGGAATTTGTCAACTACACCAAAGCCCGACTTGTTATGAAGGCTGCCGAACAGTACATCTTCGCCCAAAACTGGCAATTCGATGTTCGGTTTGATATTGTGGCCGTAACCAAGACAGGCATCGAAC is from Spirosoma taeanense and encodes:
- the lipB gene encoding lipoyl(octanoyl) transferase LipB; the encoded protein is MNSRANKQVEVRELGMVDYQSAWDEQERLFAEIVSQKLQNRSRAADEQQPTPNYLLFCQHPHVYTLGTSGHENNLLVDENRLTNELGATFYKIRRGGDITYHGPGQLVGYPILDLDNFFTDIHRYMRLLEESIILTLADYGLSAGRIDGLTGVWLDHNGGPCPRKICAMGVKASRWVTMHGFALNVNTDLSYFSHIVPCGIADKAVTSLAAELSRDVSLEEVAGYVRRHLAQLFEMELVLNIETQV
- a CDS encoding YraN family protein, with translation MAQHNETGKQGEAEAVRYLQDKGYEILTRNYRYQHAEIDLIAQKGKLLVFAEVKTRTNISYGNPEEFVNYTKARLVMKAAEQYIFAQNWQFDVRFDIVAVTKTGIELRIRHIEDAFC